A region of Lycium barbarum isolate Lr01 chromosome 3, ASM1917538v2, whole genome shotgun sequence DNA encodes the following proteins:
- the LOC132633143 gene encoding uncharacterized protein LOC132633143 yields the protein MSALFNFHSFLTVVLLWICTCTYVKMHFPALLEQRTGFRGFFWKAARIGERLSPWVAVGCLTMGVSVIFF from the exons ATG TCAGCGCTCTTTAATTTCCATTCCTTTTTGACGGTAGTGCTGTTATGGATTTGTACATGCACTTATGTAAAGATGCATTTTCCGGCACTTCTTGAACAAAGAACTGG GTTTCGAGGCTTCTTTTGGAAGGCTGCTAGAATAG GTGAGCGGTTGAGTCCTTGGGTGGCTGTGGGCTGCTTGACAATGGGTGTTTCAGTAATCTTCTTCTAA
- the LOC132633145 gene encoding uncharacterized protein LOC132633145, whose translation MSALFNFHSFLTVVLLWICTCTYVKMHFPALLEQRTGFRGFFWKAARIGERLSPWVAVGCLTMGVSIIFF comes from the exons ATG TCCGCGCTCTTTAATTTCCATTCCTTTTTGACGGTCGTGCTATTATGGATTTGTACATGCACTTATGTAAAGATGCATTTTCCAGCACTTCTTGAACAAAGAACTGG GTTTCGAGGCTTCTTTTGGAAGGCTGCTAGAATAG GTGAGCGATTGAGTCCTTGGGTGGCTGTGGGCTGTCTGACAATGGGTGTTTCAATAATCTTCTTTTAA